A window of Vicinamibacteria bacterium genomic DNA:
AAGACCATCTCCTGAGCGAGGATCGCGTAGATTCTCACTTCGGAGATCAGCCGACCCTCCCGTGCTTCGACGACTCCCCGGACGAGGATGTCGGCGCCGATGGACTCCCATTGGTAGAAATCAGGTTTCCTCGGATCGGAAGACGCCTGGGCGATCGAGTAGTTCCGTTTGGGAACGAGACGATAGACGGAAGCGAAGTCCATGTCGTTCCAAACGACCTCGGTGATCGTCTTGCCCGGCTCGGTGGCATCGCTCGTGAGAATCTCGAAATCGGGAATGGCCATGGCGACGGATCGCCCCGGCCGTTCGAGGTTGAGGAACCAATCCCCGCTCGAAGGCTGGGCGAGCGTTTGCTCCTGAAACCCCGCGCTCGAGTGAACCGATCCCGAGAGATAGGCCGCGGCGAAAGCAATCGCGGAGACGATGGTGAACGCTTTGAACAAGTGTTTCATGGTGTTCTCATGGTTGATCCGTATAGGTGAAACGAAGATGGACGCCGACCTGATCCCTCGGGTAGGAGTTGGGCAGGGGAGGGAGCGGCTCGGAAAGCACGACGGCACGCAGGGAGGATCGGTCCAGGATCGACACCCCGCTCGACGTTTCGACCTCGGCGTCGAGCACGCTCCCATCCCTCGCGATCGTGAACCGAATGACGACGACGGCCGTGCCGCGGACGGCGGTGCGCTGCCAGTGCTGGTGGATCTTCGCGAGCATCTGGCGAACGTAATAGGCGTACTCGAAGTCCTGGTCGAACGCGGAGCCTCCCCCGGTGCCACCGAGGCCGAGGCCCGGAGGACCCGCGGTTCTCAGCTGGGCCGATTCCGCGCTCGCCGCGTCCTGGCCGCGAAGTCCGGAATCCTGAGCCGGTTTGCGATCGGGTGAGCGTCGCACGGGCGCATCCGGAAGAGGGAGCTCCTCGCGTTGCTCTACCGTCGGTCGCACCACTTTCGGCTCGGGCTCGGGCTCCGGCTCGGGCTCGGGCGTCTTCGGCGCGGGAGGCTCTGGAGTTTCCTTTGGCGGCCCGCCGCCCATTCCCGGATTCGGCCCGGAATCGCCCAGGCTCACGTTGATGAACGTACCGACGGGAACGGGAAGCTCTCCCCGCGTCGGTTGAAAGCTCGCCGCCACCCCGGCGAGAACGAGAACGGAAAGGTGTGCCACGAGCGACCAGCCGAGCATTCTCTTGAAACCGTCGTTGGAGGAGCTGGTTCTCGGTCTCATCGTGCGCCACGCTCTTCCGGGTAGACGTAGGCGAGGCCAACGGTGTCGATGCCCGCCCGTTTCATGATGTCCATCACCCGAATGATTTCCCTGTATTGTAGCGTTTCGTCCGCTCTGAGGTAGGCGAGACGAAGGCCTTCGACCTCCACCCGCATCTTGAGCTGTTCTTCCAGAAGATCGACGTTGACCGCACGGTCATTGATGAAGGTGCGCCCCTGGGCGTCGAGCGAGACCACGGTGCGCTCGGCGGCATCGGGCTGCCGCATCGTCGCCGACGGCAGGCTGACGTCCATGGCGCGCATCAGCATCGGGGCCGTGATCATGAAGATGATCAGGAGCACCAGCATCACGTCGACGAACGGCGTGACGTTGATCTCGGAGAGGGCCCCGTTCGTCCCTTGCCCGCCGCGGCGGGCCGTGAGGATCGATGTTGCCGAGCCCCCGATGGACGGACTCCGGCTCGTACCCTCTCTGCCAGAAGTGCCTCCGCCCATCGGCTCAGGTGAAGTTTCGCTCGATGACGCTCAGATACTCGAGCGCGAAATCGTCCATCTGGATCGAGAGCCGCTTCACCCAGGTCAAGTAATAGTTGTAGAAGATGACCGCGGGGATGGCCGCGGCGAGCCCGGCGGCCGTCGCGATGAGCGCTTCGCTGACGCCCGGAGCCACGACGCTGATGTTGGCCGACTGCACGGCTCCGATGCGCTGGAACGCGTTCATGATGCCCCAGACCGTCCCGAACAGTCCGATGAACGGCGTCGAGCTTCCCGTCGTCGCCAGAAACGTGAGTCTGCGCTCGAGCTTGATCACTTCCGCGTTCGTGGCCCGCACGAGCGAGCGGGCGACGCTCTCGAGATTCTGAATCCGTGGCTCTCGTTGTTCTCGGCCGCCTTTGGGCTTGAGCTGATAGTTGAGCTCGTTGTATCCGGAGAGAAACAGACCGACCAGAGGACTCATCCGGAGCTGGTGGCAGACGGCGTGCACCTCGGAGAACTTCTTGCTGCGCCGGAAGATCTCCAGAAAAGCGTCCGAATGCGATTCCGCGCGGCGAAGCGACGTCCACTTGCTGAAAATGATCGCCCACGAGACGAGAGAGAAAATGAACAGGATTACCAGAACGGCAATCGAGACCGGCCCCGAGTGGGCCACGAGCGCGAACGGATCGAGGGTCGGGGCGGTCTGGATCGAGGTCGTACCGATATCCTGCAAGTGCCGAGCGCTCGCTGTCCTGCGAACAGGACAAGAATTAACTGCTATACAAGATAATGTTAGCCGCGGCCACGCTACCACGAGAACTTGGGGTGTGTCAACGAATTCGGTTTGTACCCGCGTGAAACAAGTCGGTGTGGTATACGTGATCCGTGCTCCGGTGGATTCGGGTCCAGAACGTGGCCGTCATCGAACGCCTGGAGATCGATTTCGAGCCGGGGCTGAACCTCCTCACGGGTGAAACCGGCGCGGGAAAGTCCATCCTCATCGACGCCCTCGGGCTCGTTCTCGGCTCGCGGGCAACGAGCGACATCATTCGTACCGGCTCGGATCGAGCCATCGTCGAGGCTTCGTTCGAGGTGACGTCGGTGCCCGAGGCTCTCCGGTGCCGGCTCGACGACGCCGGGGTCGAAGTGGACGACGAGGTCGTCGTCCGTCGGGAGCTCACGGCCACTGGCCGCGGAAAGATTGCGGTCAACGGCGTGGCGGCGCCCCGGCAGCTCCTCCGCGACCTCGCCCCGTTTCTTGCCGATATTCATGGACAGGGGGAAAACTCGAGCCTGCTGACACCGGGCGCGGGGCTGGAGCTTCTCGACCGGTTCGGCGGCATGGAGGTTCTCGCCGAGAGCGTTCGCGAGAGCTCCCGCGAGGTAAAGCGGCTCGAGGAAGAGATCGAGGACAGCGAGCGTTCGGCCAAGGAGCGTGAGCTGCGGCGACGCGAGCTCGTGCACGAGCTTTCCGAGCTCGATGGGGCGCTGCTCCGCGGTGACGAAGACGAGGAGCTCGCCGCGGAAAGGAAGCTCGTGTCCCACGCCGAGAAGCTCAAGACGTTCGCTGACGAAGTCTATGCCGATCTCTATGACGAAGAGGGGGCCGCGATCCCGCGACTCGCTCGAGTCTGGAGCCGCGTGGAGTCGCTGGGAGAGATCGACCCACGATGGAAGCCGTACTCGGCCGAGCGGGCAGCGATCATGAGTCAGCTCGAAGACCTTGCCTTCTACGCCCGCGACTATGCTCAGGAGATCGACGTGACGCCGGGCCGGCTCGATGAGATCGAGGCCCGTCTGTCCATTCTGGAACGCATCAAGAGAAAGTATGGTGGAGATCTGGCCTCGGCCATCTCGCGGCGCGACTCCGCGCGCGCGGAGCTCGAGGCGATCGACTCGTCCGACGATCGGCGCGATCAGATTGTCGAGAAGCTCGAGCGCGCACGCGCTCGTTACCGCGAGATGGCGAAAGAGCTGGCCCGCATGCGTCGCAACGCCGCGAAAGAGCTCGAGCGTGCCGTCATGAAGGAGCTTCCGAGCCTGGCGTTGCCCAAAGCGCGCTTCGTGCTCGAGCTTCAGACAGACGAGACTTCATGGAGCGAGACCGGGCTCGACCGAGTGGAGATGCTCTTTTCCGGCAATGCGGGTGAGGAGCCACGACCGTTGGCACGGACGGCGTCTGGGGGAGAGCTCTCCCGGTTCATGCTGGCCCTGAAATCCGTCGCGGCCAAAGACGCCTCGAGCAAAACGCTCGTGTTCGACGAAGTGGACGCCGGCATTGGCGGACGAGTGGCGGATGCGGTGGGGGAGAAGCTCCTGGAGCTGTCCGCCACCCATCAGGTCATCTGCGTCACGCATCTTCCGCAGATCGCGAGCTTCGCTCCCGCGCATTACCGGATTGCTAAGATAGAACGAAAGGGCAGGACCGAGACCGAAGTCACGCGACTCGACATGGATGGTAGAGTCGGCGAGCTTGCCCGGATGATGGCGGGTGCCGTCGTAACCG
This region includes:
- a CDS encoding MotA/TolQ/ExbB proton channel family protein, with amino-acid sequence MQDIGTTSIQTAPTLDPFALVAHSGPVSIAVLVILFIFSLVSWAIIFSKWTSLRRAESHSDAFLEIFRRSKKFSEVHAVCHQLRMSPLVGLFLSGYNELNYQLKPKGGREQREPRIQNLESVARSLVRATNAEVIKLERRLTFLATTGSSTPFIGLFGTVWGIMNAFQRIGAVQSANISVVAPGVSEALIATAAGLAAAIPAVIFYNYYLTWVKRLSIQMDDFALEYLSVIERNFT
- a CDS encoding biopolymer transporter ExbD; translation: MGGGTSGREGTSRSPSIGGSATSILTARRGGQGTNGALSEINVTPFVDVMLVLLIIFMITAPMLMRAMDVSLPSATMRQPDAAERTVVSLDAQGRTFINDRAVNVDLLEEQLKMRVEVEGLRLAYLRADETLQYREIIRVMDIMKRAGIDTVGLAYVYPEERGAR
- a CDS encoding energy transducer TonB, producing the protein MRPRTSSSNDGFKRMLGWSLVAHLSVLVLAGVAASFQPTRGELPVPVGTFINVSLGDSGPNPGMGGGPPKETPEPPAPKTPEPEPEPEPEPKVVRPTVEQREELPLPDAPVRRSPDRKPAQDSGLRGQDAASAESAQLRTAGPPGLGLGGTGGGSAFDQDFEYAYYVRQMLAKIHQHWQRTAVRGTAVVVIRFTIARDGSVLDAEVETSSGVSILDRSSLRAVVLSEPLPPLPNSYPRDQVGVHLRFTYTDQP
- the recN gene encoding DNA repair protein RecN, with amino-acid sequence MLRWIRVQNVAVIERLEIDFEPGLNLLTGETGAGKSILIDALGLVLGSRATSDIIRTGSDRAIVEASFEVTSVPEALRCRLDDAGVEVDDEVVVRRELTATGRGKIAVNGVAAPRQLLRDLAPFLADIHGQGENSSLLTPGAGLELLDRFGGMEVLAESVRESSREVKRLEEEIEDSERSAKERELRRRELVHELSELDGALLRGDEDEELAAERKLVSHAEKLKTFADEVYADLYDEEGAAIPRLARVWSRVESLGEIDPRWKPYSAERAAIMSQLEDLAFYARDYAQEIDVTPGRLDEIEARLSILERIKRKYGGDLASAISRRDSARAELEAIDSSDDRRDQIVEKLERARARYREMAKELARMRRNAAKELERAVMKELPSLALPKARFVLELQTDETSWSETGLDRVEMLFSGNAGEEPRPLARTASGGELSRFMLALKSVAAKDASSKTLVFDEVDAGIGGRVADAVGEKLLELSATHQVICVTHLPQIASFAPAHYRIAKIERKGRTETEVTRLDMDGRVGELARMMAGAVVTESAREHARQLLNRKKANVRV